Part of the Caldisericia bacterium genome is shown below.
TCAAACTTTAAGAAGATTAAACACAGCAATATCAAAATCAAAAACTGTTGCAATTTTTGTGAATCAAGTTAGAGAAAAAGTTGGAATTATGTTTGGTAATCCTGAAGTTACACCAGGAGGAAGAGCACTAAAATTTTATTCAACAATAAGAATTGAAATAAGAAAAGGAGATTCAATAAAAGAAGGAGAAACAATTATTGGAACCTCAGTTAAAGCAAAGGTTGTGAAAAATAAGGTTGCTCCACCATATAAAGAGGCTTATTTTGATATAATTTATGGGAAAGGCGTGCTTAAAAGTGGATGTATATTTGATGCTGCAACTGAACTTGGAATAATAGAAAAGAGTGGAACTTGGTATTCTTATAAAGGAGAAAGAATTGCTCAAGGAAGAAAGAATGTTTTAGAATTTTTTGAAAAGAACCCACAAATTTTGAAAGATATAGAAAAAGAGGTAAGAAAGAAAGTTTTTCCAGAAGAAGAAAAACTTAATAAAGAAGAAAATAAATAAAATTGAATAAAGAACTACTTAACTATTCCCTTAAACTTTTAGGGAATAGGGATTATTTTGAAATAGAGTTAAAGATGAAATTAATAAATTGTGGATATAATGAAAAAGAGATTGATGAGGTAATTGAATATCTTAAAGATAGAAATTTTATAAATGATTTCTCTCTTATAGAGAGAAAAATTAATTTTTATCAAAGAAAAGGCTGGGGTGAATTTAAAATATACAAATATTTAATAAATTTAGGTCTAAATAAAAATTTTGTTGAAGAAAGCATAAAAAAATTTTTAGATTTATCACTTGAAAAAGAAAACATTAAGAAATTTTCTCAAAGAAAAGATGATTTTGAAAAAAAAGTAAATTATCTTATAAACAAAGGTTTCAGAGAATCTTTAATTTTTGAAGTTCTAAAAAAGAAGGAGGATGAGATATGAATTTATCATTAATTGCATATGAAGTTTTAATAATATTAGTTTTTCTCTTAGGAGGGTTAGTTGGTTTTTACATAAGAAGATATGTTGCTGAAAGTAAAATTGGTGGAGCAGAAAAAGAGGCGCAGAGAATTAAAGAGATGGCAGTTCAGGATGCTGAATCAAGATCAAAAGAGATAATTTCAAAAGCAAGAGAAGAGGCAGTTAGAATAAGAAACGAAACTGAAAAAGAACTAAAATTAAGGAAGCAAGAAATACAAAAACTTGAAGCAAAACTAATTCAAAGAGAGGAGATTATTGAAAAGAAACTTGAATCTATTGATAGAAGAGAAAAAACAGTTGCTCAAAAAGAAGAAGAAGTTAGAAAAATGAGAGAAGCGCTCGCAAGACAATATGAAAAACATAAACAGGAACTTTTACGTATAGCAAATTTAACAGAAGAAGAAGCAAAAAGAGAACTAATGGAAAAACTTGAAAAGGAACTGAGTTTAGAAATTAGTAAAAAAATAAAAGAATATGAAGATAAATTAAAAGAAATGGAAAAAATTAAGGCTCAAGAGATAATTTCAACTGCAATACAAAGAACTGCAGTAGATTTTGTTGCTGAATCAACAATTACTGTTGTGCCACTTCCTAATGATGAAATTAAAGGAAGAATAATTGGAAGAGAGGGAAGAAACATAAGAACATTTGAATCATTAACTGAAACAGAATTAATAATAGATGATACACCTGAAGCAGTTGTAATTTCATCATTTGATCCAATTAGAAGAGAAATTGCGAGATTAACACTTGAGAAACTTATTCTTGATGGAAGAATTCATCCTTCCAGAATTGAAGAGTTGTATGAAAAAGCAAAGCAAGAGATGGGAGAGAAAATTTTAGAGGAAGGAGAAAAAGCCCTTTTAGAATTAAATATTGTTGATATGCATAAAGATTTAGTTAAATTAATTGGTAAATTAAAATTTAGAACAAGTTTTGGTCAAAATGTTTTGAAACACTCAGTTGAAGTTGCATATCTTGCAGGTATAATTGCAAGCGAACTTCAAATGGATGTTCAAAAGGCTAAAAGGGCTGGCCTTCTCCACGATATTGGTAAAGCGCTTGATAAAGAGGTTGAAGGGCCTCATGCTCAAATTGGAGCAGAACTTTTAAGAAAATATGGTGAAGATGAAGAGATAATTCATGCAATTCAAGCACACCACTATGATATTCCACTTGAAAGACCACTTGATTTTATAATTCAAGCAGCAGATGCAATTTCTGCTTCACGCCCAGGAGTTAGAAATGAATCAATAGAGCAATATATAAAGAGAATTGAAGAGTTAGAAAGAATTGCTTCATCTTTTGAGGGAGTTGAAAAAGCATATGCTCTTCAAGCAGGTAGAGAAGTTAGAGTTTTTGTTAAACCAGATTCAATTGATGACTCTCTTCTTCCAAAGTTAGCATATGATATTGCAAAAAAGATTGAAAATGAGGTTGTTTATCCAGGTCAAATAAAAGTTTTAGTTGTAAGAGAGAGTAAAGCACTGGGATATGCTAAATGAGAATACTATTTATTGGTGATATAGTTGGAGAATCAGGAAGGAGGGTCCTTGGTTTGACCCTCCAAAAAATTATAAATAAAGAAAAAATAGATCTTGTTATTGCTAATGTTGAAAATTTATCTGGAGGTTTTGGTGTAACTTTGGAAAAGTTTGAGGAGATTTTAAAATTTGGAGTGAATGTTGCAACAAGTGGAAACCACATATGGGATAATAAAGAGTATAAACTTGTATTCGAAAAATACCCCAATATAATTTTAAGACCACTTAATTATCCTGATGGTACACCAGGAAAAGGGAGTACTGTAATTGATGTTAATGGAGAGAAGGTTTTGATTATAAATATTCAGGGAAGAACATTTATGGAGCCAATTGATTGTCCATTTAGAAAAATAGATGAAGAATTAAAAAAATTTAATGATATAATAATTAAAATAGTTGATTTTCATGCTGAGGCTACAAGTGAAAAGAGGGCAATGCTTCATTTTCTTTCTGGTAGAGTATCCGCTTTAATTGGTACTCATACTCATGTTCAAACTTCAGATGAAGAGATTTTACCTACTGGAACATCTTATATAACTGATGTCGGAATGACTGGAAGTTTTGATTCAGTTATTGGAATTGAAAAAGAGGCAGCAATTCACCACTTTATTACAAAACTACCCACAAGATTTAAAGTTGCAAAAGGGGATCTTAGATTAAATTCACTTTTACTTGAAATTAATGAAAAAAATGGTAAAACATTAATGATAAAAAGATATAACATAAACCTTGGAAAAGAGGGGGCATAAGATGGAGAAAAGACTTTTAGAACTTAAAAAAAGGATCAAAGAGGACGAACTCTTAAGGTCCGTTAATTTATTCTTTTCATTAAACAATACAACAGTATACCTTGTTGGAGGTTATATTAGAGATTTGCTTTTAGGGAAAGAGAGTAGTGATATAGATATTATTGTAGACGCTCCAACAAGCACTGTTAAGGCTCTTGCACATTTTTTAAATGCAAGTGTATTTTATTTGAGAAAAAGAGAAATTTATGCAAGAGTTATGATAATGAGGGAGGGTAGAAGGATTGATGTATCCTTCATAAATGAAGAAAATTTAAAAGAAGAGTTAGAAAGAAGAGATTTTACAATAAATTCAATGGCTGTTAATCTTACAAAAATTTTTAAAGATGAAGAGGATTTCTTTATTGATCATTTTAATGGATTAAAAGATCTTGAAAATAAAATTATAAAACAAACTAATTCCAATATTTTTGAAGAAGATCCAATAAGAGTTTTAAGAGCGTTTAGATTTAAACATGCATTAGGTTTTGAAATTGAAAAGGATACTCTCAAAAATCTTCAAGCAAATAAATCTCTTTTAGATAGAGTTTCTCCTGAAAGATTAAGAGAAGAGTTTTTTAGAATTCTTTTGATGGATAATCAAATTCTATATGATTTAAATGAGAGTGGTGTATTAAAAGAGTTGTTCCCAAATATAAATTTTGAATTTGTTGATATGGCTTTAACCAATCTTGATGATTCTGTTAAAAACCCAGATAAATATTTTAAACAAGAAGAGGTAAGAGAAGTTTACACAAATTTCTGGAATGAACCAGTTGGGAAAGAGGTGTTTCATATTCAAACATTTAAACTTGCGCTACTTTGCTTTAGTGAAGAGACTCCTGCTCTTTTTGTTAGAAAGAAATTTAATGCATCTCTTAGAACATGTACAAAGGTACAAAATATAATTTTTGCATTTAAATATTTGAAAAATAGTTTTGATGAAGGACAAGACATCCTATCAGTTGATTTTATTGGAACATTCTTTAGAACATACAAAAAAGAAACAATAGAAGCCTATATGTTACTTACATTTTACTATAAGGGTTTAAAGAAATTTCCAAGAAAAGAAGTTCTTGATTTTGTTGGTTTATTTGTAAAGAATAGATTTAAATCACTTGTAATCTCTGGTAATGAAATTGTAAAAGAATATGGTTTAACACCATCACCATTTGTTGGAGATCTTTTAATGTATCTTAAAGCGCATCAAATTCTTGAAAAAATAAAAACAAAAGAGGATGCTAAAGCACTTATAGATAAATATCTAAAAAGAGAAGAGTGATTAACTTTCATATAAAAACTTTTGGTTGTCAGATGAATGAGTACACTTCACTCTATTTATATTCCCTTTTGTCTTCAAAAGGTGTGGAAAGTGATGTTAAAACTGCTGATTATATCATTGTTAATACATGTGCTGTAAGAGAAAAAGTAAAACACAAGATTTATTCTTACATTGGTAAGGTAAATAAAATAAAAAAGAAAGACGCAAAACTTATTGTTATAGGTTGTCTTGGTGAAATATATAAAGATGAGATTAAGAATAAATTTAATCCATATATTGTTGGTCTTTATGATAAAGAGGAAGAACTTTTAGAGATTGCAAAAAGTATCGAGGTTGATGTAAGTAGAAAAAGTTTACCCCTTGTCTCAAGATATTTACCAATTATTTTTGGATGTAATCACTTCTGTTCATATTGTATTGTTCCTTTTGCAAGAGGATTCGAAAAGAGTAAACCACTGGAAGTTGTTTTAAAAGAGGCTGAAGAAATTTATAATGAAGGAGCAAGAGAAATAGTTCTTGTTGGACAGAATGTTAATGATTATGGAAAAGACCTTGGAATTCAGGACGGTTTTATAAAAGTAATTAAAGAGGTTTCAAAAATTCCTCTTGAAAGAATAAGTTTTTTAACCTCTCACCCCAAAAATTTCAAATTAGAGTGGATTGAAGAGTTATGCGAAGTTAAAAATTTACTCCATCTTTTTCATCTACCACTTCAAAGTGGATCAAATAAAGTATTAAAATTAATGAGAAGGGGATATACAATTGAAGATTACATTAAAATAGTTGAAAAAATAAGAAGTCTTTTTAAAGATGCATCTATTACAACTGATCTTCTTGTTGGCTTTCCTGGAGAAAGTGACGAAGATTTTCTTTTAACAATTGATGCAGTTAAAAAGATTGAATTTGATAGAGCATATATGTTTAGTTATTCAAAAAGACCAAAAACTTTTTCAGAAAAGTTTGAGTGCGAGATTCCAGAAAGTGAAAAATTAAGAAGACTCAACTATCTAATAAAAATTCAAGATGAGATAACTCTTAAAAAATATAGTGAATTCATTGGAAAAGAGGTTGAAGTTTTAATTGAAAATTTAAAAGAGGGTAAAGGAATTGGAAAAGAGAAGGGTGGAAGAGTAACAATTGTTGAAGGAGTAAAGGAGAGCGATTTAGGAAAGATTGTAAAAGTAAAAGTAGAAAGAGTAAACATAAGAGAACTTTTTGGGAAGAGAATTTAGATGAAAATTTTTCCAATAGCTGGAGAGACACTTGGTGTAAGAAGTACATCTGTCTTTGTGCAAACTGAAAATTTAAAAATTCTAATTGATCCTGGTTTTTCAATTCCACAAATAAAAAATCTCTTTCCTCCAACTCCCTATGAATTTAGAGCAGCAGATAAAATAAAAAAAATTCTTAAAGAAAAAGCAATGGAGTGTGATTTAATAATTATAACTCACTATCATATGGATCACTTTTCATATTATGAAGATTTTTATAAAAATAAAATTGTTTTTATAAAAGATCCAGAAAATTATATAAGTGAAAATCAAAAAGAGAGAGCAAAAAAATTATTAAATATTCTTGAAAAAAACTCAAAGAATTTTCATATTGCTAATGGAGAAATAAATTTTGGAAAAACAAAGATAAAATTTTCAAAGATATTTCCACATGGAGTAGATGAGAAAATGGGAGGAGTTATTTCAGTTTTAATTGATGATGGAGAAAAATTGATTTATTCATCTGATATATCAGGTTTCTCAAGTGAAAATTCAGAGAGTTTTGTTATTGATGAAAAACCAGATATTTTAATTTTTGATGGCCCTGTAAGTGAAGTTCTTGATAAAGCAATTAAAAGCACAGAAAAAATATTAAATGAGACAAATATTAAAATATTTATAATGGAGCACCATCCATATAGAGATTTAGATTATAAAGAAAAACTAAAAGAATACTTTTCAATTTTTGAAAAAAGGGGGTTAACTCTTTTAAACTATGCTTTATTTTTGAATAAAGAAGAGATGCTTCTTGAAGGAGAAAGAGAACTCTTTTATGAAAAACCTTTTAGATTTAATAAACCTTTATGGTGAAAAAGAAGTTATTTTAAAAATCTTAAAACTCAATTTATCAAGAAAGAAAAAATGGGAATTAATTAAAAGTGATTTAATACATAAAGAAATCAATAGTTCTTCTTTTGACAAAGAAGAAAAAGAGTTGGAGTTTTATAACAAAAGGGGAATTAACTTTATAACTTTTCTTGATGAAAATTATCCTGAACCTCTCAAAAATATTTATGATCCACCAATAGCACTTTTTTATAAAGGTAAATTAAAAAAAGATTTTATTGGAGTTAGTATTGTTGGAACAAGAAGATGTAGTGATTATGGAAGGTTTGTAAGTGAAGAGTTGTCATCTTATCTTGTGAAATATGGGGTAGTTGTTATAAGTGGTCTTGCTTATGGAATTGATACATATGCACACATAGGAGCCTTAAAAGGTGGAGGAGAAACATATGCAGTTTTAGGAAGTGGGTTAAATATTATTTATCCATCAAAAAATTTGACTCTTTCTAAAAAAATTGAAGAGAATGGAGCATTAATTTCTGAATATTTTCCAGATGAAAAACCAAGGGATTATCATTTTCCAGAGAGAAATAGAATAATTGCAGGTCTATCTAAAGCAGTTGTTCTTGTTGAGGCGCCTATAAAAAGTGGTGCACTGATTACAGTTGATTTTGCAATTGACTTTGGAAGAGAGGTCTTTTCTGTTCCAGGTCAAATAAATAGCGAAAAATCAGAAGGATGTCATAAGATAATAAAAGATGGTGCTAATATTTTATGTAAATATTCTGATATTCTTGAGTTATTAAATATAAAACCAAAAGACACTCCTCTTCCAATTTTAGATGAAGATGAAAAAAGAGTTTTGGAAAAAGTTCCTTATACAATAACATATATTGATGATATAATTGAATCTTCGAAAGATCTTTCTATTCTTGTTTCTCTTGAAAGTAAAGGGTTAATTCAGAGTTTTCCTGGAAATTTTTATATAAGAAAAAGAATAAGATGATAGATAAAATTCTCGATATTTTAATACTTGAAAGAAAAAGAAAATTTGACAATAAATCTGTAATTGGCGGGTTTAATTCATTTTTATTAAATAATATTTCACATCTTGAATTATATGGAATTGATATAAAAAAATTAAAAAAACTTTTAAATGAATATCAAGAGGAAAATTTAGAAAAAAGAAAAAAAATTTATTGGAATATATTTAATGAAATTATAGACTCTATTTTTAAATTAAGAGAAATAGACCTTGATAAGATTCCTCAAATTGGAGAAAAAAGAAAGGAGATTTTAAATAAATTAGGAATTTATAACTCATATGACCTTATTTATTATTTTCCGAGAAAGTACATTGATTTTGGAAAACTTACAAAAATTGTTAATGTAAAAAATGGTGAGTATGCACAAGTTCAAGGAGAAGTTTTGTCAATTGAGAAAAAAAATATAAGAAGCAATCTTTCAATATTAAAAGTTAAATTTTTTGATGGAACTTCAAGTTTATATGGAGTATGGTTTAATCAACCTTATCTTGAAAAATTTTTCAGAAAAGGAAAAAAGTTTTTACTTATGGGCGAAGTTTCATATAATTTTGGTGAATGGCAAATTGAAAACCCTGATTTTGAAGAGATAGAGAGTTTTAAAGATGATTCAAAAGAAAAAATAGTCCCAATATATTCCCAAACAAAAGGACTTACTTCTAAAATTATTTCAAATTGTATAAATGAAGCAATTAAATTAACAGAAAAATTTATATTTGATCCACTTCCAAAAGAGATAATTAAAAAAAGAGAACTTGTACCTTTAAACTTTGCATTAAAAAATATTCACTTTCCTCTTTCAAAGGAGAGTCTAAAAAAGAGTGAGTTTAGATTGAAATATGAAGAACTCTTCCTTTTTCAACTTTTCCTTCAAGTAAGAAAAATGAAGATAAAAGAGAAATTGGGGATGAAATATGAAGTAAAAGAGAGTGATAGAGAAAAATTTATATCTTCACTCCCTTTTAAACTTACAAAAGGACAATTGAAAGTTATAGATGAAATTGAAAGAGATTTAAAAAGTGGGAAGGTAATGAATCGTCTTTTACATGGAGAAGTTGGAAGTGGAAAAACAGTAGTTGCTGCATATTCACTCTATCTTTCTGTTTTAAATAAAACACAAGGAGCAATGATGTCTCCAACAGAAATTCTTGCAATTCAAACTTATAATAATGTTAAAAAATTTTTATCTCCTTTTAATATAAGAGTTGAACTTTTAACCGGAAGCACAAAAAATAAAGACGAAATTAAAAAAAGATTGAAAGAGGGTGAAATAGATATAATTATAGGAACTCATGCTTTAATAGAGGAGGATATTGAATTTAAGAATCTATCTCTTGTTATAGTTGATGAACAACATAGATTTGGTGTTTTGCAGAGAGGTGAGTTAATTAAAAAAGGTCGTTTTCCTCATACACTTGTTTTATCTGCAACTCCAATTCCAAGAACACTTGCACTTACTCTTTATGGAGATCTAGATATATCAACAATAGATGAGCTTCCTCCAGGTAGAAAGCCAGTGAAAACAATTGTGTTTCCAAAAGAAGAAAAAGAAAAAGCATATGAATTTGTAAGAGAAAAATTAAGAGATGGAGAAAAAATTTATGTTGTTTGTCCTTTAATTGAGGAGAGTGAAAAATTAGAGATTTCATCTGTTAAAGAGAAATATGAAGAGTTTAAAGAAATATTTAGAGGAGTAAAAATTGATATTTTACATGGAAGAATGAGGGGAGATGAAAAGGAAGCGAAGATTAAAAATTTTAGAGAGGGTGACACACAAATATTAATTTCAACAAGTGTTATTGAAGTTGGAATTGATGTTCCTGAAGCAAATATTATTCTTGTTGAAGATGCACAAAGATTTGGTCTTTTAACTTTACATCAATTAAGGGGAAGAGTTGGAAGAGGAGATAAGGAGTCATACTGTCTTTTAATTCTTTCAAATTATGATAAAGATTCTCTAAGAAGAGTTAGAGTTTTAGAAAGAACTAATTCTGGTCTTGAAATTTCAGAATGGGATCTAAAATTTAGAGGAACTGGAGAACTTGGTGGAGAAAAACAACATGGAGTTTCAGAGTTTAAAATTGTAAATCTTTTAAGTGAAGAAGATTTTGAGATTTTAAAAATTGCGAGAGAAGATGTTGAGTCTTTTATTAAAAATTATTCACTACTCGATTATCCATATTTATTAAAAGAGTTATCTTTGAGATTCAAAGATTTTAAATTACTTGATATATCATGAGGATAACATCTGGAGTGTTAAGGGGAAGAAAAATTTTAGAGGTTAATGACAGAAGAGTAAGAGAAACTCTTGATATTGTAAGAGAATCACTTTTTAATTCATTAAGAGGACATATTGAAAATAAAGTTTTTTATGATCTATTTGCTGGCTCTGGGGCAGTTGGAATAGAGGCTTTGTCTTGTGGAGCAAGTTTTGCTGTATTTGTAGACAACAATTTTAAATCAATTAAAACAATAATTGAAAATCTTAAGAGTTTAAATTTGATAGATAAAGCAAAAGTTATAAAAAAAGATGTTTTAAGATTTTTAAAAGGAGAAAAAGGTTCTCTTCCTAAAGGAGATTTTATTTTTCTTGATCCACCATATGAATTTGGGCTTGGTGAAAGAGCACTTGAAATAATTTCAATTAGTAATATCATTAAAGATGAAACAATAATAATTTATGAACACTCTAAAAGAGAAAGTTTAAAAACAAGTTTTGAAATAGTAAAAAGTTTGAAAATTGGAGAAACTATTTTAGATTTTTTAATAATAAGGAGAGGAAGCACGAATGGATAAGGAAAAAGGAAAAATTGCGGTTTATCCTGGTAGTTTTGATCCCCCTACTTTGGGACATCTTGATTTAATAAAAAGAGCATCTAAAATTTTTGATAAATTAATTGTTTTGGTTTCAGATAGCAAAAACAAAAATTATATGTTTTCAAAAGAAGAGAGATTTTTAATGGTTAAAGAGATGGTGGAACAGATTGAAAATGTTGAAGTTCAAATGTTGAATGGCCTTTTAATTGATTATCTTAAAGCAAATAAAATAAAATTTGTAATTAGAGGCTTAAGAATTACATCTGACTTTGATTATGAGTTTCAAATGTCTTCATTTAATAAAGTTCTCTATCCTGAAATTGAAACAATTTATATAATGAGTGATAGTAAATATACACTTTTATCTTCAAGTTTAGTTAGAGAATTAATTTTAAATAATGGAGATATAAGCAAATTTGTACCAGAATCTGTTGTAAAATTTATTAAAAGTAGAGGGGTAAAATGAACATATTAGGTTTGTTAAGTAATTTAAAATCTTTAATCGAAAAAGGGAAACCTGTCCCTTTTTCAAATATGGTGATGGTAGATGAGAAAAAACTTTTGTCAATTATTGAAGAGATTGAAAAAAATTTTCCTTCTGAATTTGAAAAGGCAAGAGAGATTTTAAGAAATAAAGAGAGTATTATATCTGAAGCGAGAGAAAGGGCAAAAAAAATAATTGAAAATGCTGAAAATGATAAGAAAAGATTGATTTATGAGTCAGAAATAGTTCTTGAGGCAAAAGAAGAGGCTGAAAGACTTCTTAAAGAGGCAAGAGAGGAAGCAGAAAGAATTAAGAATGAGGGTAAGGAGTTTGTAAAAGAACTCTTGTCAAAAGTTGATAACTACCTTCTTAAGGCAAGAAACATAATTAATGATGGTATAAACGCATTATCGGAGGAAGATTAAATGATAAGTGTAAGAGATCTAAAGAGAGAAACAGGTCTTAAAAAAAAGGTTTCTCTCGAACTTACTTTTAATGAAATTGAAGGTTTTAAAATTTTGTCTCCGGTTCTTGTTGATATAGAAATAGAAAATATTGGTATGGGATTTACTGTAAAAGGAAATTTTGAAGTGACTGTTGAACTACAATGCAGAAGATGTCTTAAATTTTTTCCATATAAACTTGTTGCAGAAATTGACGAAATTTATACAACAAAAAGAGAAGAGATTCAACCAAAAAAGTTGTTAAATCGTGATGAACTCTCAACATTTTTGTTTAATGGAGAGGAGATAAATATTAAAGAAGCAATAAGGCAAAACATAATTGTTTTAATCCCTCCATATCCACTTTGCAAAGATGATTGTAAAGGTTTGTGTCCAATTTGTGGTAAAGATTTAAACGAAGGATTTTGTGAGCACATTGAATTTCTTGAAAAAGAAGATATTGAGGAAAACCCATTCTATAAACTTTATTTAAAACTTTATGAAGATAATAAAAAGCGTTCTCACGGAAATAAAAAAAAGAAAATTTGAATTATTCAAATTTTTCTTAAGATTTTTCATCTCTTTTTTAATTGGAGGAATTATTGTATATTTTGTTTTCATTTTTATAAAAAATTCATCTTATGTAAATAAAGATTTATTTAAAAATATTTTTGATGAAATAAAAAAGCATCTTGAAACCTATTTTCTTCCTTATACTCAAAAAGGAATTTTTGGGAGAATTTTCTTTATATTTTTAAACAATTTTAGAGTTGTTGTTGTGGCTGGCATATTAAGTTTTATTACTTTTGGAATCTTTTCAGAAATTGTTGCATATATAAATGGATTTTTAGTTGGTGCTGTTGTATTCTCTCTTCCTTTAATATTTGAGAAGGCAAATCCTATTTCAGTTTTTTTATTTGGCATAGCGCCTCATGGAATTTTTGAAATTTTTGCTTTTCTTCTCTCTTTGACTTTTGCTCACTCTCTCTCACCTACTAAAGATGGAATAAAATCTATTGATTTGTATTTAAAATCATATATTATTGTAATTCCTCTTCTTTTTATTGCATCAATAATAGAGGTTACTTTTACGCCTTTTCTTTTATCATTGTTTTTACTTAAAAATATTTAAAATTTATTACCAACCAGGATTTATATTCCCTTCTTTCTCAATAAATGGAAGCCAAACAAGAGAGAAAAATCTTATATTTATCTCTGTTTTTGATGGTTTTAAAATAATTTTCTCAAAACTCTCTTTTGATGGATCTAATCGTTCTTCAATTTTTTGAATCTCTATCTGAAACTCTTTTTCGAGTTCCTTTAATTCACTTTCATATTTTTGAACTGTCTCCTCTGCTCTCTTTATATCTTCCTCTTCTTTCATTATTCTTGTTGCATCCCTTGCTGCAGTTGTTGCTCTTCCTATATTTCCAACTCCTGTGATTTTTCTACCAAGTATTGCGCCAAGAATTGTTGCACCAAATGAAATTGTAGTTTGTAGTTTTCTCTGCTGAAGTTGATCCTTTTCTCTATCAAGAATTTGTAATGCTTTTCTATATTTTTCTTCTATTGACTTTAACTTTTCTTCATAATTTTTGATTATCTTCTCTTTTTCTTCTTCTCTTTTATCTCTTGATAATTCAACAAGTCTTATTTTAAATTCACTTTCACTTTCATTTGGTTTTGAGTAAATTTTATAGGTTGGACTTTTATAAATTTCAAGATTTATATTATTCCTTATATGATTTATAAACTCTTTTTTCCAAGTATCATAATTTTTTGGATTAAAAGCTTGTTTAGGTAAGTTTTCAAAAAAGGCTTCTGATTCTGGTTTTGAAGAGAGTTCATTTAAGTTAATATTTAATTCAAATGAATTTGAAAAATCAACTGGAATTGGTGCGTCTTTTATTTCTGCTGCCAGAATTTTTTCAACATTATAATCTAATCCCTTTTTTGAGTCACTAAAATTAACAATTGCACTTCCTAAAACGAAGGGTTTATAAATTAATTTAGATGATTCTGAGATTATTTTTTTTAGAGTTTAAAAAATATTGAGTTATTGTTGGTGGAACAATAGGAATTTCTTTTTTAATCTCCTCTTTTTGAATTACATTTTTTATTTCAAAAGGCATTTTATACTCTTTTTTGGTTTCAAAAGCACCCTCTTTTATTTTAGAGGACATTAAAATTTTTATGTGATCTTTTGTCAAAGGCCCTCTTAAATATGATAAAACATGTCTTGTTTCAAAAATAATTGGTTCATTTTCATGAATATTATTCATAATAAAAATTCTTTTTCCTAAAGAAGATATAACTTTATCAAAAAACTTTCTATCAAATTTTAAATTTATATTTTG
Proteins encoded:
- the recG gene encoding ATP-dependent DNA helicase RecG, with product MIDKILDILILERKRKFDNKSVIGGFNSFLLNNISHLELYGIDIKKLKKLLNEYQEENLEKRKKIYWNIFNEIIDSIFKLREIDLDKIPQIGEKRKEILNKLGIYNSYDLIYYFPRKYIDFGKLTKIVNVKNGEYAQVQGEVLSIEKKNIRSNLSILKVKFFDGTSSLYGVWFNQPYLEKFFRKGKKFLLMGEVSYNFGEWQIENPDFEEIESFKDDSKEKIVPIYSQTKGLTSKIISNCINEAIKLTEKFIFDPLPKEIIKKRELVPLNFALKNIHFPLSKESLKKSEFRLKYEELFLFQLFLQVRKMKIKEKLGMKYEVKESDREKFISSLPFKLTKGQLKVIDEIERDLKSGKVMNRLLHGEVGSGKTVVAAYSLYLSVLNKTQGAMMSPTEILAIQTYNNVKKFLSPFNIRVELLTGSTKNKDEIKKRLKEGEIDIIIGTHALIEEDIEFKNLSLVIVDEQHRFGVLQRGELIKKGRFPHTLVLSATPIPRTLALTLYGDLDISTIDELPPGRKPVKTIVFPKEEKEKAYEFVREKLRDGEKIYVVCPLIEESEKLEISSVKEKYEEFKEIFRGVKIDILHGRMRGDEKEAKIKNFREGDTQILISTSVIEVGIDVPEANIILVEDAQRFGLLTLHQLRGRVGRGDKESYCLLILSNYDKDSLRRVRVLERTNSGLEISEWDLKFRGTGELGGEKQHGVSEFKIVNLLSEEDFEILKIAREDVESFIKNYSLLDYPYLLKELSLRFKDFKLLDIS
- the rsmD gene encoding 16S rRNA (guanine(966)-N(2))-methyltransferase RsmD; translation: MRITSGVLRGRKILEVNDRRVRETLDIVRESLFNSLRGHIENKVFYDLFAGSGAVGIEALSCGASFAVFVDNNFKSIKTIIENLKSLNLIDKAKVIKKDVLRFLKGEKGSLPKGDFIFLDPPYEFGLGERALEIISISNIIKDETIIIYEHSKRESLKTSFEIVKSLKIGETILDFLIIRRGSTNG
- the coaD gene encoding pantetheine-phosphate adenylyltransferase, with product MDKEKGKIAVYPGSFDPPTLGHLDLIKRASKIFDKLIVLVSDSKNKNYMFSKEERFLMVKEMVEQIENVEVQMLNGLLIDYLKANKIKFVIRGLRITSDFDYEFQMSSFNKVLYPEIETIYIMSDSKYTLLSSSLVRELILNNGDISKFVPESVVKFIKSRGVK
- a CDS encoding DUF177 domain-containing protein is translated as MISVRDLKRETGLKKKVSLELTFNEIEGFKILSPVLVDIEIENIGMGFTVKGNFEVTVELQCRRCLKFFPYKLVAEIDEIYTTKREEIQPKKLLNRDELSTFLFNGEEINIKEAIRQNIIVLIPPYPLCKDDCKGLCPICGKDLNEGFCEHIEFLEKEDIEENPFYKLYLKLYEDNKKRSHGNKKKKI
- a CDS encoding stage II sporulation protein M; this translates as MKIIKSVLTEIKKRKFELFKFFLRFFISFLIGGIIVYFVFIFIKNSSYVNKDLFKNIFDEIKKHLETYFLPYTQKGIFGRIFFIFLNNFRVVVVAGILSFITFGIFSEIVAYINGFLVGAVVFSLPLIFEKANPISVFLFGIAPHGIFEIFAFLLSLTFAHSLSPTKDGIKSIDLYLKSYIIVIPLLFIASIIEVTFTPFLLSLFLLKNI